Proteins co-encoded in one Astyanax mexicanus isolate ESR-SI-001 chromosome 1, AstMex3_surface, whole genome shotgun sequence genomic window:
- the zgc:112001 gene encoding ankyrin repeat domain-containing protein 9 yields the protein MSRSSRPAAPHAEDERKQRQLLSFLFYQAVRDHKPVWMLEDMRTMETFHWEESARQRSYTPSEALLYAIVHDHQAYAQYLLSHFSDGALAMPGERFCCCTSSAPHLAMAVRYDRRDILTLILQVAHRLPGLRSYINRGGCFHAEDGKTPLHLACELLRSEAVMLLLGSGASPQAQDNNGMTPLDVILEQLWDSKVNTGPKKLCLDSLLMFMPDVRFKMKSSLEKDPQCWSKVLGEDKFNYLIGKLPAPLFLIAMQTVLSQLPPEQFPNSLDKLPIPAALKPLPQAFKPQGRYTVA from the coding sequence ATGTCCCGCTCCAGCAGGCCCGCCGCGCCGCACGCGGAGGACGAGCGCAAGCAGCGCCAGCTCCTCTCCTTCCTCTTCTACCAGGCCGTGAGGGACCACAAGCCCGTGTGGATGCTGGAGGACATGCGCACTATGGAGACGTTTCACTGGGAGGAGAGCGCGAGGCAGCGCTCCTACACCCCCTCCGAGGCTCTGCTGTACGCCATCGTGCACGACCACCAGGCCTACGCCCAGTATCTGCTGAGCCACTTCTCGGACGGTGCTCTGGCCATGCCAGGTGAGCGCTTCTGCTGCTGCACCTCCTCCGCACCCCACCTGGCCATGGCCGTCCGCTACGACCGGCGGGACATCCTGACCCTCATCCTGCAGGTGGCCCACCGGCTGCCCGGCCTGCGCTCCTACATAAACAGGGGTGGGTGTTTCCACGCCGAGGATGGCAAGACCCCCCTGCACCTGGCCTGCGAACTGCTGAGGTCAGAGGCAGTCATGCTGCTCCTGGGCAGCGGTGCTTCACCCCAGGCCCAGGACAACAACGGCATGACCCCTCTGGACGTCATCCTGGAGCAGCTCTGGGACTCCAAAGTCAACACAGGGCCCAAAAAGCTGTGCCTGGACAGCCTGCTGATGTTCATGCCGGACGTCCGCTTCAAAATGAAGAGCTCGCTGGAGAAGGACCCGCAGTGCTGGTCCAAAGTGCTGGGAGAAGACAAGTTCAACTATCTGATAGGAAAGCTGCCAGCACCCCTGTTTCTCATAGCTATGCAAACCGTCCTCTCCCAGCTGCCCCCAGAACAGTTCCCCAACAGCCTGGACAAGCTGCCCATACCGGCTGCCCTCAAACCACTCCCGCAGGCCTTCAAGCCACAAGGCCGCTACACTGTGGCCTAG